The following coding sequences are from one Desulfosporosinus orientis DSM 765 window:
- a CDS encoding bifunctional glycogen debranching protein GlgX/4-alpha-glucanotransferase translates to MELKAYHNSHDLYYRKPFGAVHCGERIRFRFQISSSVPIQGCFLHLREEDWERSVPMSRISEGLELETELELESEGAGESGCFYETELEVMDGTGLVWYYFVINTESGTYYYGNNRDKLGGEGCLGKEVPLAYQITVSKPAEVPRWYRRGIMYQIFVDRFFKHLDKGFLDDSRPNALLHANWYDDPVYIKDEQGRVTDWDFFGGTLQGIIDKLPYFEELGVSILYLNPIFEAASNHKYDTADYLKIDPRYGDERTFAKLTAAAKEYGISIILDGVFSHTGADSIYFNKYNNYPELGAFQSPDSPYYSWYKFKSGQEYAGWWGVDSLPEVEEMTPSYRNFIYGGENSVVQQWLNLGAAGWRLDVADELPDEFIKELRQALKQVNSEAVLIGEVWEDASNKVSYGQRRRYFGGEELDAVMNYPFRASFLGFILNQTDAGTLWREMMSIFENYPRENFYGAMNLLGSHDTRRILTLLGEAPPEQTLTSAEQRRFRLAGDARDLGIQRLRLLSLIQVAWPGVPCIYYGDEVGLEGYADPYNRGTYPWGRENQEILQWYQRILRMRREYDLLQTGDFQPFFCDADVFGFSRAGTEETLTVLVNRHQGESKTVKFEAGMDSPELVVDLLTGEKLSPEELAALSVPALSAKALLTMKTQPHQLRLNRSCGILLHISSLPSSWGLGDLGKEAYDFIDFLGAAGQSLWQVLPLNPSGAGGCPYQSASVFAGNTMFISLDHLIYEGLLDLRKTQEKYRQLKSLGLRESLLKQAFQELKNNLLHEAYLEFRQRLKLVPNPLSQTTDSKYLSPENYGEFQRENKAWLEDFSLFRALKAHFDEAPWYAWEAGIARREPEALAKYTSLLQEERDFITFLQYTFFYEWDLLKEYAAGKGVRMIGDLPHFVAEDSCDVWVNRNLFKLSTGGRAAKIAGVPPDYFSKTGQLWGNPVYDWDELKKTDYAWWKMRLKFGLKQFDYLRLDHFRGFEAFWEVEAGEETAEKGRWMKGPGKDFLASLIAAFGQCPFIVEDLGIITPEVRTLKHIFGLPGVKVLQFSPLAEMSEDEDWNLVYYTGTHDNNTLLGWYSGLQPGTVPPAGDKGQACYQVIEELYSSQAAWVIVPMQDILGLGEEARMNVPGKVHGNWKWQLEEDTDLKEVTESLHNLAVTRGRV, encoded by the coding sequence ATGGAATTGAAAGCCTATCATAATTCTCATGATTTGTATTATCGCAAACCTTTTGGTGCGGTTCATTGCGGGGAGAGAATACGATTTCGTTTCCAGATCAGTTCCTCTGTGCCTATTCAAGGCTGCTTTCTGCACCTGCGGGAGGAGGATTGGGAAAGGTCTGTTCCTATGAGCCGGATCAGTGAGGGGCTGGAGTTAGAGACAGAGTTGGAGTTGGAGTCTGAGGGCGCTGGGGAGTCTGGCTGTTTTTATGAAACAGAGCTGGAAGTTATGGATGGCACGGGGCTTGTTTGGTATTATTTTGTGATTAATACAGAGTCCGGGACTTATTATTATGGCAATAACCGGGATAAGCTGGGGGGAGAGGGCTGTCTGGGGAAAGAGGTGCCTCTTGCTTATCAGATTACGGTTTCTAAGCCGGCGGAGGTTCCCCGCTGGTACCGGCGGGGAATTATGTATCAAATCTTTGTGGATCGCTTTTTTAAGCATTTAGATAAAGGTTTCTTAGATGATTCGAGGCCTAATGCTTTGCTCCATGCCAACTGGTATGATGATCCTGTTTATATTAAGGACGAGCAGGGCAGGGTGACGGATTGGGACTTTTTCGGAGGTACTTTGCAGGGAATTATCGATAAGCTGCCTTATTTTGAGGAATTAGGAGTCAGTATTCTTTACCTGAATCCTATCTTTGAGGCGGCCAGCAATCATAAGTATGATACGGCGGATTATTTGAAAATCGATCCCAGGTATGGAGACGAAAGGACCTTTGCCAAGTTAACTGCCGCTGCTAAGGAGTATGGGATTTCAATCATCCTGGACGGTGTTTTCAGCCATACGGGGGCGGATAGTATTTACTTCAATAAATATAACAATTATCCGGAGCTGGGGGCTTTCCAGTCGCCAGATTCTCCTTATTATTCCTGGTATAAGTTTAAATCCGGTCAGGAGTATGCAGGATGGTGGGGTGTGGATTCCCTGCCGGAAGTTGAAGAAATGACTCCTTCTTACCGGAATTTTATTTACGGCGGCGAAAACAGTGTGGTTCAGCAGTGGCTGAACCTGGGAGCCGCCGGCTGGAGATTAGATGTGGCGGATGAGTTGCCTGATGAGTTTATTAAAGAGCTGAGGCAAGCCCTGAAGCAGGTGAATTCAGAGGCGGTTTTAATTGGGGAAGTGTGGGAAGACGCCTCCAACAAGGTGAGTTATGGCCAGCGCCGCCGCTATTTCGGGGGAGAGGAACTGGATGCCGTCATGAACTATCCTTTCCGGGCAAGCTTCCTGGGCTTTATCCTCAACCAGACGGATGCCGGGACTCTTTGGCGGGAAATGATGAGTATCTTTGAGAATTATCCCCGGGAAAACTTCTATGGGGCGATGAATTTACTGGGCAGCCATGATACCAGGCGTATTTTGACTCTCTTAGGAGAAGCTCCTCCGGAACAGACCTTGACCTCTGCGGAGCAGAGACGGTTCAGGCTTGCTGGGGATGCCCGGGATCTGGGGATACAAAGACTCAGGCTTTTAAGCTTGATTCAGGTGGCATGGCCGGGAGTGCCTTGTATTTATTACGGAGATGAAGTTGGCCTCGAGGGCTATGCAGATCCTTATAACCGGGGCACCTATCCCTGGGGCCGGGAGAATCAAGAAATCCTCCAGTGGTACCAGCGGATTTTGCGGATGCGCAGGGAATATGACCTGCTGCAAACCGGGGATTTTCAGCCCTTCTTTTGCGATGCTGATGTTTTTGGCTTCTCCCGGGCCGGCACTGAGGAAACCCTGACGGTACTGGTCAACCGGCATCAAGGGGAGAGCAAAACCGTGAAATTTGAGGCAGGAATGGATTCCCCTGAGTTAGTGGTGGATCTGCTTACCGGGGAAAAGCTTTCCCCGGAAGAGCTGGCTGCTTTGTCTGTTCCGGCTCTGTCTGCCAAGGCCTTGCTGACTATGAAAACCCAGCCTCATCAGCTGCGGCTTAACCGTTCCTGCGGAATATTGCTGCATATCAGTTCCTTGCCTTCCTCCTGGGGACTGGGGGACTTAGGCAAGGAAGCTTATGATTTCATAGATTTCTTAGGAGCAGCCGGTCAATCCTTGTGGCAGGTACTCCCTTTGAATCCGTCGGGAGCAGGAGGGTGTCCCTATCAAAGTGCGTCTGTCTTTGCCGGGAATACCATGTTTATTAGTTTGGATCATTTAATCTATGAGGGACTATTGGATTTACGAAAGACCCAGGAAAAATACCGGCAGTTAAAGAGCCTGGGTTTAAGGGAAAGCCTCTTGAAGCAGGCTTTTCAAGAACTGAAGAATAATTTGCTCCATGAGGCCTACCTGGAATTCCGGCAAAGACTGAAATTAGTTCCCAATCCCTTGTCCCAGACAACGGATTCCAAGTATTTATCCCCGGAGAATTATGGTGAGTTTCAAAGAGAGAACAAGGCCTGGCTGGAAGACTTCAGCCTTTTCCGGGCTCTCAAGGCTCACTTTGACGAAGCTCCCTGGTATGCCTGGGAAGCTGGGATTGCTCGCCGGGAGCCTGAGGCCTTAGCTAAATACACCTCTCTCCTGCAGGAAGAGAGAGACTTTATCACCTTTTTGCAGTATACTTTCTTTTATGAATGGGATTTGCTGAAAGAATACGCGGCAGGGAAAGGAGTCCGCATGATTGGGGATTTGCCTCATTTTGTCGCAGAGGACAGCTGTGATGTTTGGGTAAATCGAAATTTGTTCAAACTGAGTACAGGGGGGAGAGCCGCCAAAATTGCCGGAGTACCTCCCGATTATTTCAGCAAAACCGGTCAGTTATGGGGCAACCCGGTCTATGATTGGGATGAGTTAAAGAAAACGGACTATGCCTGGTGGAAAATGCGCCTTAAGTTCGGCTTAAAACAGTTTGACTACCTGCGCTTGGATCATTTTCGCGGCTTTGAAGCCTTTTGGGAAGTAGAGGCGGGTGAGGAAACGGCGGAAAAGGGCAGGTGGATGAAAGGCCCGGGGAAAGATTTCCTGGCCAGCTTAATAGCTGCATTCGGCCAGTGTCCTTTTATAGTAGAAGATTTAGGAATTATTACGCCGGAAGTCCGGACTTTAAAACACATCTTCGGCCTGCCGGGGGTTAAAGTCCTGCAGTTCAGTCCTTTGGCAGAGATGTCTGAGGATGAGGATTGGAATCTGGTGTATTACACAGGAACCCATGACAACAATACCCTGCTGGGCTGGTACAGCGGCTTGCAGCCGGGCACGGTGCCGCCGGCGGGGGATAAGGGGCAGGCTTGTTATCAGGTTATCGAGGAGCTCTACTCCAGCCAGGCAGCCTGGGTTATCGTTCCCATGCAGGATATTTTAGGCCTGGGGGAAGAGGCGCGGATGAATGTCCCCGGCAAAGTCCATGGCAATTGGAAATGGCAGCTTGAGGAAGATACGGATCTGAAGGAAGTGACTGAATCACTGCACAACCTGGCGGTAACCCGGGGCAGAGTCTGA
- a CDS encoding DUF502 domain-containing protein — translation MKKILGIFVKGLLVLAPITVTIYILYKIFELTDGLFKGLLESAGLYFPGLGVIVTLAVIFLVGLLASNWLTNKLIDFMDNLFTRVPLFGSIYGIIKDTVHSFSTNKKGFSRLVMVHMPGELKLLGFLTNDQESAFVPEGYVAVYLMQSMQWAGNLILVPRQQVELLDVSPEEALKFIASAGLLHKKLKN, via the coding sequence ATGAAGAAGATATTAGGAATTTTTGTTAAGGGGCTGTTGGTTCTGGCCCCTATCACCGTCACCATTTATATACTCTACAAGATTTTTGAGCTGACCGACGGTCTATTTAAAGGCTTATTGGAGAGTGCGGGGCTGTATTTTCCGGGCCTTGGAGTTATCGTAACCCTGGCCGTTATTTTTCTGGTAGGGTTACTGGCCTCCAATTGGCTGACCAATAAACTGATTGATTTTATGGATAACCTTTTTACGAGAGTACCTTTGTTTGGCAGCATTTATGGGATCATTAAAGATACGGTCCATTCCTTTTCCACCAATAAGAAAGGCTTTTCTCGTTTAGTCATGGTTCATATGCCCGGCGAGCTGAAACTCCTGGGGTTTTTAACCAATGATCAGGAAAGCGCCTTTGTTCCCGAGGGTTACGTGGCGGTTTATTTGATGCAGTCCATGCAATGGGCGGGTAATCTGATTCTCGTCCCCAGGCAGCAAGTGGAATTATTGGACGTATCACCGGAAGAAGCTTTGAAATTTATTGCTTCGGCAGGATTGCTGCATAAAAAGTTAAAAAATTAA
- a CDS encoding DUF1540 domain-containing protein: MTGRAQKMPQPNQGIKCMVNTCHYYGTGDHCHADKIEVQAPNAKSTEMTDCATFLPE; this comes from the coding sequence ATGACTGGACGCGCTCAAAAAATGCCTCAGCCTAACCAAGGAATTAAATGTATGGTCAACACCTGCCATTATTATGGTACAGGGGATCATTGTCACGCTGACAAAATTGAAGTTCAGGCCCCAAATGCTAAAAGCACTGAAATGACAGACTGCGCAACATTTCTTCCAGAGTAA
- a CDS encoding YkvA family protein, translating to MPESNDLKPYKVKADMYIKDKKKSLQLLDQALQKAADHKRRLGKTWEKLQLLLGVFRDWINGSYREIPTRSLVMIVLGIVYFVSPIDGIFDYIPFGGFVDDAAVLGYVLSQVGADLEKYKLWKERVDLEKDPL from the coding sequence ATGCCGGAAAGCAACGACTTAAAGCCCTATAAAGTTAAAGCGGATATGTATATTAAGGACAAGAAAAAATCCCTGCAGCTTCTTGATCAGGCCCTGCAAAAGGCAGCTGACCACAAGCGGAGATTAGGGAAGACCTGGGAAAAGCTCCAGCTGCTTTTGGGAGTTTTCAGGGATTGGATTAACGGCAGCTACCGGGAGATACCCACTCGCTCTCTGGTGATGATTGTCCTGGGCATTGTTTACTTCGTCTCTCCTATTGACGGGATTTTTGATTATATCCCTTTTGGCGGCTTCGTGGATGATGCGGCGGTTCTCGGTTATGTTTTATCTCAAGTGGGGGCTGATCTGGAGAAGTACAAGCTCTGGAAAGAGCGGGTTGATTTGGAGAAGGACCCTTTATAG
- a CDS encoding sensor histidine kinase has protein sequence MDKYISSGEQVTGIQYFKNRDTLPIVILAALLITIVLMLLVRLPGMIDSEDKSITITGENGIYDLTGIAELEEKSAILLPGPLYYPSTLMTPETAKTDLPVSTEQFDALRADYLSQRFVVLVPDNSDVYTLTFNLSGRHAMRVYVNGKIVGQAGNPSATKQGTEVWENNLTCYASPKDGVMDIILQSAQYYHYRIGAQLAALSIQNTAFAAGGGLTVDMIGFFLMGAFVCAAVLLLFIYLLLSHTKATLFFALACLSMALRECIQSQAWTHLSFLSGNTSFMLEYMSVALLTIFLSLYLGQYIEKQFLHAAQYTAIAGSLAYAVCLLVCDSVFYTAILKYYQALLVLCIVPGIAGLIWTMRNPNREQRAAIFGIAVFFLAAVSDIMLYNNLFGYQHPRTPISEAAMLVFVVAQTVSLFLMNNRVLAEAKDAEEKLAAEKDSLETLNRMKTEFLGNVSHELKTPLTVMSGYAQTTGQLAERPGELDGGEVTRRMKLISSEAERLSLMVGQVLDVTRMEEGRMAMEKRSCHIDEIIHTAVETHYPMLNKNANRLEIHIDPGLPAVSADPARISQVIVNLISNAVRFTANGLITISVKRENKNIVVHVADNGTGIAPERFPYLFRRYYHKEKAGSGQNTGTGLGLYICKKIVEQHGGSIWIESKELAGTSVFFSLPLP, from the coding sequence TTGGATAAATATATATCAAGCGGAGAGCAGGTGACGGGAATTCAATATTTTAAAAACAGGGATACGCTGCCGATCGTGATATTAGCGGCGCTTCTGATAACAATTGTCCTGATGCTGTTGGTCAGGCTACCGGGTATGATTGACAGCGAAGATAAAAGCATTACTATTACGGGAGAAAATGGGATTTATGATTTGACCGGTATTGCGGAATTGGAAGAAAAGTCTGCTATTCTGCTTCCCGGTCCCCTGTATTATCCCAGCACGTTGATGACTCCGGAGACAGCCAAGACCGACCTTCCTGTCAGTACGGAACAATTTGACGCACTGCGTGCCGACTATCTTTCTCAGCGGTTTGTGGTCCTGGTACCCGACAACAGTGATGTGTACACTTTGACCTTTAACCTATCTGGTCGTCATGCCATGCGCGTCTATGTAAACGGCAAAATAGTTGGTCAGGCCGGCAATCCAAGTGCTACGAAGCAGGGTACCGAGGTTTGGGAGAACAACCTGACCTGTTATGCTTCGCCGAAAGACGGTGTAATGGATATCATTTTACAGTCGGCGCAGTATTATCACTACCGAATCGGTGCGCAGCTGGCCGCCTTAAGTATACAAAACACGGCGTTCGCCGCCGGTGGTGGATTGACCGTTGATATGATCGGCTTTTTTTTGATGGGTGCGTTTGTGTGTGCGGCGGTGCTGTTACTGTTTATTTATTTGCTTTTATCCCACACCAAAGCGACGTTGTTTTTTGCTTTGGCCTGCCTTTCCATGGCCTTGCGGGAGTGTATTCAAAGTCAAGCTTGGACGCATCTCTCTTTCCTCTCCGGAAATACATCCTTTATGCTGGAATATATGAGCGTAGCACTCCTCACCATATTTTTGTCGCTTTATCTGGGGCAATATATTGAAAAACAGTTTTTGCACGCAGCTCAATATACGGCCATTGCAGGATCTTTGGCTTACGCAGTCTGTTTACTGGTTTGTGATTCTGTCTTTTATACAGCGATCCTTAAATACTATCAGGCACTGTTGGTTCTTTGCATCGTTCCGGGTATCGCCGGGCTGATTTGGACAATGCGAAATCCGAATCGAGAACAACGAGCGGCTATCTTTGGCATTGCGGTGTTTTTTCTGGCTGCTGTCAGCGATATCATGCTGTACAACAACCTGTTTGGATACCAGCATCCGAGAACGCCGATATCCGAAGCTGCGATGTTGGTTTTCGTCGTGGCGCAGACTGTCTCCCTGTTTCTCATGAACAACCGGGTACTGGCTGAAGCCAAAGATGCGGAGGAAAAGCTGGCGGCAGAAAAGGATTCACTGGAGACTCTTAACCGGATGAAAACGGAGTTTCTGGGCAACGTTTCCCACGAGCTGAAAACGCCGCTTACCGTAATGTCCGGCTATGCGCAGACCACCGGGCAGCTGGCTGAGCGACCGGGCGAACTTGACGGTGGAGAGGTGACTCGCCGGATGAAGCTTATCTCCTCCGAGGCGGAACGATTGTCTCTGATGGTGGGGCAGGTGCTGGATGTAACGCGCATGGAAGAGGGGCGTATGGCGATGGAAAAACGGTCCTGTCACATCGACGAAATCATCCATACCGCTGTCGAGACCCACTACCCGATGCTCAATAAAAACGCAAATCGGCTGGAAATACATATTGATCCAGGGCTTCCGGCGGTCAGCGCAGATCCCGCCCGGATTTCTCAGGTGATCGTCAACCTGATTTCCAATGCGGTACGGTTTACAGCAAACGGCTTGATTACGATTTCTGTGAAGCGCGAGAACAAGAATATCGTTGTGCACGTTGCCGATAACGGTACCGGCATTGCCCCGGAACGCTTTCCCTATCTCTTTCGGCGGTATTATCATAAAGAAAAAGCCGGCAGCGGTCAGAATACCGGCACCGGACTTGGTTTATATATCTGCAAGAAAATTGTGGAGCAGCATGGGGGCAGCATTTGGATTGAAAGCAAAGAATTAGCGGGAACCTCCGTGTTTTTCTCGCTACCTCTTCCTTAA
- a CDS encoding response regulator transcription factor, whose product MNKVTLLMMEDEADVLAINKEYFEGKGYAVICADTLAQARFHLDEHCPDLILLDVMMPDGSGFEFCAELRKKTNAPIIFLTCRDENESVVKGLLQGGDDYVTKPYDLNVLAARVNAQLRRTGLMSAGKLELPPLSIDFLQGEAILDNKHIPLTQKELQLLGCFVIFAGRRLSYDEVYRRAWGGSSPGAAHTVAVHVANLRKKLGADGAGWFELANSGKGEYIFSKVRY is encoded by the coding sequence GTGAATAAGGTGACGTTATTAATGATGGAAGACGAGGCCGATGTACTGGCCATCAACAAGGAATACTTCGAGGGCAAGGGTTATGCGGTCATTTGCGCGGATACTCTTGCACAAGCGCGTTTCCATCTAGACGAGCACTGCCCTGATTTGATTCTTCTGGACGTTATGATGCCGGACGGCTCCGGCTTTGAATTCTGCGCCGAGCTGCGAAAAAAGACCAACGCTCCCATCATCTTCCTGACCTGCAGGGATGAAAATGAGAGCGTTGTGAAAGGTCTTTTACAGGGCGGAGACGATTACGTCACCAAGCCCTATGATTTAAATGTACTTGCCGCACGCGTAAATGCGCAGCTTCGCAGAACCGGCCTCATGAGCGCTGGCAAGCTGGAGCTTCCTCCTTTATCTATCGACTTTCTGCAAGGAGAGGCGATACTGGATAACAAGCATATCCCTTTGACACAAAAGGAGCTGCAGCTACTGGGCTGTTTTGTCATATTTGCGGGGCGGCGCTTAAGCTATGACGAAGTCTACCGCAGGGCCTGGGGCGGAAGCTCTCCCGGTGCGGCCCACACCGTTGCCGTACATGTGGCTAATCTGCGCAAAAAGCTGGGTGCGGACGGTGCGGGCTGGTTTGAGCTTGCAAACTCCGGAAAAGGAGAATATATTTTCAGCAAGGTGCGTTATTGA
- a CDS encoding Ig-like domain-containing protein — MKHMIKSMILVVLVFALILSGCSKEKASSQGEVNTLSSSASTAVWETLSGSFARNDSSQYNSATLQMKYLSNDCVMFEFDLMAGSESEDWSDNLVLPFVLLVDEDTGVGHYESDPDAENPLTIDLYLSEDGKQVTVTHTGEISISPDGVYDYIDDGLEVSENSAIAILDHLPAAVTSLNSNNGAYTIQYPTELVANWFYPVEATFDDNGVVLAKFLIAKDLSAVYRADDDIDPVLIFGSAQPMMDAEIYQYENTSDELSKDEDTSAGLSEDKNMTDEQSEDIIEGSDVLLPVVSVEMTDGIFLPVDAKSQLVAVMPWKLNYTLMAKSSDPSIVTVDESGAVTAVAVGEATISGTISVDDGQKDFSIDVLVK; from the coding sequence ATGAAACACATGATTAAAAGTATGATTCTGGTTGTATTAGTGTTTGCATTAATACTCAGCGGCTGCAGTAAGGAGAAGGCAAGTAGCCAGGGGGAGGTAAACACACTTAGTAGCAGTGCATCGACAGCGGTCTGGGAGACCTTGTCCGGCAGCTTTGCCCGTAATGATAGCAGTCAATATAATAGCGCAACGCTTCAAATGAAGTATCTCTCCAACGACTGCGTGATGTTTGAATTCGACTTAATGGCAGGCAGTGAGTCGGAAGACTGGTCTGATAATTTGGTGCTGCCTTTTGTTCTGCTGGTCGATGAAGATACCGGAGTGGGTCACTATGAATCAGATCCTGATGCCGAAAACCCGCTGACCATAGATCTTTACTTATCAGAGGATGGTAAACAGGTAACAGTTACGCATACAGGCGAGATTTCGATCTCCCCCGACGGCGTATATGATTACATCGACGATGGTCTGGAGGTATCTGAAAACTCCGCCATTGCAATTCTTGATCACCTGCCAGCGGCGGTGACCAGCTTAAACAGCAACAATGGCGCGTATACGATCCAGTATCCAACCGAGCTTGTTGCTAACTGGTTCTACCCGGTTGAGGCGACTTTTGATGATAATGGTGTCGTGCTGGCTAAATTTCTAATTGCCAAGGATCTCAGCGCTGTATACCGTGCGGATGATGATATTGATCCGGTATTAATTTTTGGATCGGCTCAGCCCATGATGGATGCGGAGATATATCAATATGAAAATACGAGTGATGAATTATCAAAAGATGAAGATACAAGTGCTGGATTATCTGAAGACAAAAACATGACGGATGAACAATCTGAAGACATTATTGAGGGCTCAGACGTACTGCTGCCGGTTGTTTCGGTGGAGATGACAGACGGCATATTCCTTCCAGTTGATGCAAAGAGCCAATTGGTTGCGGTTATGCCTTGGAAGCTAAACTACACACTTATGGCCAAATCTTCCGATCCGTCAATAGTCACGGTGGATGAAAGCGGAGCAGTGACAGCTGTAGCTGTCGGGGAAGCAACAATATCCGGGACGATCTCCGTAGACGACGGGCAAAAAGATTTTTCAATTGATGTATTGGTAAAATAA
- a CDS encoding LemA family protein — MWILLIILAALIIWWISAYNSFRRKDNKIQESLSGVEVALTKRYDMLTKLLDTAKGFMEHETQLFSQVIRLRQGMSAGELEQAGAKVDEMAARLKVAVEAYPELRSVESVTKLQSGIGDAEDQLQAARRLYNSNVNAFNTYLDVFPSSLVGRTMKLEKRQLFAAEEDKKQDVKIEF; from the coding sequence ATGTGGATATTGCTGATAATTCTGGCAGCATTGATCATCTGGTGGATAAGCGCTTACAACAGCTTTCGAAGGAAAGACAACAAGATACAGGAATCTCTCAGCGGGGTCGAGGTGGCCCTGACCAAACGCTATGACATGCTGACCAAGCTGCTTGACACTGCAAAGGGCTTCATGGAGCACGAGACTCAGCTGTTTAGTCAGGTTATACGGCTGCGTCAGGGTATGAGCGCCGGGGAGCTGGAGCAGGCCGGTGCGAAAGTGGACGAAATGGCTGCCCGCCTTAAAGTAGCCGTGGAAGCTTATCCTGAGCTTCGCTCCGTCGAGTCGGTTACTAAGCTGCAAAGCGGCATCGGGGATGCAGAGGACCAACTTCAGGCGGCAAGACGGCTGTATAACAGCAACGTCAACGCCTTCAACACCTATCTGGATGTGTTTCCCTCAAGCCTTGTGGGCAGGACGATGAAGCTGGAAAAGCGTCAACTGTTTGCCGCGGAGGAAGATAAAAAACAGGACGTAAAAATAGAGTTTTGA
- a CDS encoding DUF3137 domain-containing protein — translation MRVKQKAKEASRNFMKDIFFWIPFIIIALVLYNFIYNGFDWGADRFFPLVLLIVLLIISYYLCKVLASFLSGIFSVARGIGGMKDARKLDAIMKGNEQDSSSEQDGMKNADKLDGSVAALEEKRITIAIASIVYAVIAVIIVALLLFSYGLTVGCIAGVIAAFGYAIIRVQRSKLNNETKGAFAENILKKYFQNVVYQPVSCFPQDEILSLGLFENANNIKGSDLVSARKGNISFARCDLLAEKVVWDQVYDVQLEDWKDEEIHTSLFWGSCIRAEHGLKIPVQVVVCTDGTPNLNVKDDEHLDVEMYEFNHRLDAFCVDPVAARIVLTPQVIEALNTIAGKADGDVIMTFTEQYFYLFAASNEDYFDIDLKKTIAQGLELMHKQAGFTARLVDCLEFLKQQAN, via the coding sequence ATGCGAGTAAAACAAAAGGCAAAAGAAGCCTCTCGTAACTTTATGAAGGATATCTTTTTTTGGATACCATTCATCATTATAGCCCTGGTCTTATATAACTTTATTTACAACGGTTTTGATTGGGGTGCCGACAGGTTTTTTCCGCTGGTGCTCCTGATCGTGCTGCTGATCATCAGCTACTATCTTTGCAAAGTTCTGGCGTCCTTTCTTTCCGGCATTTTTTCTGTGGCCAGGGGCATCGGTGGTATGAAGGACGCGAGAAAGCTGGACGCCATAATGAAAGGGAATGAACAGGACAGTAGTAGTGAACAGGATGGGATGAAGAACGCGGATAAGCTGGACGGCAGCGTAGCTGCTTTGGAAGAGAAGCGCATCACTATCGCCATTGCTTCCATTGTTTATGCGGTGATTGCTGTCATCATTGTGGCGCTCCTGCTGTTTTCTTATGGACTAACGGTGGGCTGCATTGCGGGTGTCATTGCGGCGTTTGGCTACGCCATCATCCGGGTGCAGCGGTCAAAGCTCAATAACGAGACTAAGGGTGCCTTTGCGGAGAACATATTGAAAAAATATTTCCAAAACGTGGTTTATCAGCCAGTCAGTTGCTTTCCTCAAGACGAGATTCTGTCCCTGGGGCTGTTCGAAAATGCGAACAATATTAAGGGTAGCGACCTTGTCAGTGCCCGAAAGGGAAACATTTCCTTTGCCCGCTGTGATCTGCTTGCGGAAAAGGTGGTGTGGGATCAAGTCTATGACGTACAGCTGGAAGACTGGAAGGATGAGGAGATTCATACGAGCCTGTTCTGGGGCTCCTGCATCCGTGCAGAGCACGGTCTTAAAATCCCGGTCCAAGTGGTGGTCTGTACCGACGGCACGCCCAATCTAAACGTAAAAGATGATGAACATCTGGATGTGGAGATGTACGAGTTCAACCACCGGTTGGATGCTTTTTGCGTCGATCCTGTGGCGGCCAGGATAGTCTTAACGCCTCAGGTTATTGAAGCACTTAACACCATTGCCGGGAAGGCTGACGGGGATGTGATTATGACCTTTACGGAACAGTATTTTTATCTTTTCGCAGCGTCAAACGAAGATTATTTTGACATCGATTTAAAGAAGACCATTGCCCAGGGACTGGAGCTCATGCACAAACAGGCAGGATTCACAGCGAGGCTTGTGGATTGCCTGGAATTTTTGAAACAGCAGGCAAACTAA
- a CDS encoding DUF2000 domain-containing protein, protein MSDCNMKCVMIIDSELPIGVIANTSAILGVTLGKHIPEQIGVDVVDATDKTHLGIITIPIAMLKGNKDILRDLRERLYAPEFSDLVVVDFSDVAQCCNVYSEYIAKAACVPEIEHTYLGVVIYGEKKKVNKLTGYMPLLR, encoded by the coding sequence ATGAGTGATTGCAATATGAAATGTGTAATGATTATAGATTCAGAACTACCAATCGGTGTCATAGCCAACACCTCTGCTATCTTAGGGGTAACATTGGGGAAGCATATTCCAGAGCAAATAGGAGTGGATGTTGTTGATGCCACAGATAAAACACATTTAGGGATCATAACAATCCCAATTGCAATGCTAAAAGGCAATAAGGACATTTTAAGGGATTTGAGGGAACGGTTATATGCCCCGGAGTTTAGTGATTTAGTTGTTGTTGATTTTTCGGATGTGGCACAATGCTGTAATGTGTATAGTGAATATATTGCCAAAGCAGCATGTGTACCAGAGATAGAGCACACTTATTTGGGAGTAGTCATTTATGGAGAAAAGAAAAAAGTAAACAAATTGACAGGGTATATGCCTCTTTTAAGATAA